A stretch of the Vigna radiata var. radiata cultivar VC1973A chromosome 7, Vradiata_ver6, whole genome shotgun sequence genome encodes the following:
- the LOC106765429 gene encoding uncharacterized protein LOC106765429 — protein MQRNSTTELEEGEAFYCYEDEDDDNIDLDSLSYIDERIQHVLGDFQKEFEGGIFPERLGAKFGEYGSFLPTYERSPRLRSGPKAPEKPNSSQNIPSNIHTTAAIYNSRAPPNTTPSTRLGTASPIVLPSRDTGVPSEKNTGISSNRVTGKCSLKEDFANKAEKLTKQRTPQIKVKSDNLAKKNAAIYSGLGLDGSPSSSTENSQKEVEDSPHVSQEMPEESCTSIIQVMTSFTIPGGVLISPLHDSLLNLIRKGKALGDSRPMSSLNGHQEHYSMSTDESDSLVRDSHLLKKRKLTAVDQSEKHHMNGNCYENDMTSHTKKRLANRTPDRKDFLSNGLRCTPLSSSICDAGETAEVAGKAIEVSKEVNKNGVECRMDSIEVVKEVSLESISDQDFDKVVKRNTGRSFGKKVLEHKMEMSQDNNSADPKNSRNCNTSAISKRFNSDEMKREVDQDTKKFETNQTKVKSASKNNLKGEQGPIKVMADAKKGVIGSSDRAMVNDRKSTGIGVTSSKIEMHKMKLMGNKVRDCDRGSLKRKKLQLKLDGIDPTDGPPLNKDTVNADLYHAKKSANEVKVKEKPSGNKVVYQLSAVPCVKDAPGTFPVAENKPTSEMVLSAAAAPQLIEEDWVCCDSCQKWRLLPMGLKPEQLPEKWLCSMLYWLPGMNRCNISEEETTKSLYALYQIPISEGQNNMQSHVTEPKIGVKSIDTLQLFHVDKKSSSDVMLDRGNKKHGIHEKAKPGLNIDRHQLSNTVKNGQESNVKNRSLNDMNQRSANSNRMKKSNSQNLNRLNNFKEDKKALKAKEYQINGGDKQVRLKRKMEDNQHGSGTHKKSKIEVVGNADKHLKHGMDYKKVGLNSRNDLPTKASGENTTRYDDYCSSDDNKFVVPVKKGDGAQFSSDDGSLDATNSRQSGSVKERKMSDWRDNEKHNETLYMEGDMHRVKNSNVNKKQKYTVLNTEAKPVIESDDEFIKESKMKRAFLPASRDKMSTGTEVKSDINMARQPRKHKKNVASYQALDCFDPSGGDLGSGKFSLAATSSSSKVSGSREARTKLEKAIGSPVESVTSSPLRTSNIEKCIYAAGLDTSEKDDARKGGLSIKNLDSREKKLSVKKERVSLDKHLARVNCGSGSRHEEKMNKSNQENALSWQKSGRLTSLRVKQKVRTSGSEVSRDKMKVSVSDNDFSKNGVSYESAVHPNNHTSGTETSHDDKHVFLKSKPNIDNLSKQNPPRHWSDETGKQTEPTQNDFGNPILKREPLHLGSRTAPKSQKGDMFIGHPVHASGNGDVPRLVRNAVDVSCKAGDDHSLGSLVPDRQLSGSSPVTTNSSQTASGILEEATKLKDSADHYKNSGFEFESNETYFKAALKFLHGASLIEKSHSEISKQGEMNQMEIYAATAKLFESCAHKYERRQEMAAAALAYKCMEVVYMRLVYNKHSTINRDRDELKSILKMVSQGESPSSSASDIDNLNNVGAVDRTTLTRGYSTLAANNQVISAQNRPNIVRLLDFTQDINFAMEASIKCKSTFMAANLNMDEARNRDCITSIRKVIDFSFQDVDELVHLVMIATKAMTRAGLGGVRD, from the exons ATGCAACGCAATAGTACTACTGAGTTGGAGGAAGGAGAGGCTTTCTATTGTtatgaggatgaggatgatgacaaCATTGACCTTGATTCTCTCTCTTACATT GATGAGAGGATTCAGCATGTTCTGGGTGATTTCCAAAAGGAATTTGAAGGAGGTATTTTTCCTGAGCGTTTGG GTGCAAAATTTGGTGAATATGGCTCCTTTTTACCCACCTATGAACGCTCGCCTCGGTTGCGATCAGGTCCAAAGGCTCCAGAAAAACCCAACAGTTCACAAAATATTCCCAGCAATATCCACACCAcg GCTGCAATTTATAACTCAAGAGCACCTCCAAATACGACTCCTTCCACGAGGCTTGGAACTGCTTCCCCTATTGTTCTTCCATCTCGAGATACAGGAGTACCTTCAGAGAAGAACACAGGCATTTCCTCGAATAGAGTAACAGGGAAATGCAGTTTGAAAGAGGACTTTGCAAATAAGGCAGAAAAGTTGACCAAGCAAAGAACGCCACAAATCAAAGTAAAATCAGATAACTTAGCAAAAAAGAATGCTGCAATTTACAGTGGACTTGGGCTTGATGGCTCTCCATCCTCTTCGACAGAAAACAGCCAAAAGGAAGTTGAAGATTCGCCACATGTATCTCAAGAGATGCCTGAAGAATCTTGCACTAGCATTATTCAG GTTATGACTTCTTTCACTATCCCTGGAGGTGTACTAATATCACCTCTACATGACAGTCTACTCAACTTGATTAGAAAGGGCAAAGCCCTTGGAGACAGTAGACCCATGTCTTCTCTTAATGGTCATCAGGAGCATTATTCCATGTCTACTGATGAATCAGATTCCTTGGTCAGGGATTCACATTTGTTGAAGAAAAGGAAACTGACAGCGGTAGACCAAAGTGAAAAGCATCATATGAATGGTAACTGTTATGAGAATGACATGACATCTCATACGAAGAAAAGATTAGCAAATAGAACTCCAGATCGAAAGGACTTTCTGTCTAATGGTCTGAGATGCACACCACTGTCAAGTTCAATTTGTGATGCTGGTGAAACAGCTGAAGTCGCTGGTAAGGCTATTGAAGTATCCAAGGAGGTCAATAAAAATGGTGTGGAATGTAGAATGGATTCCATAGAAGTAGTGAAGGAGGTTTCATTGGAGTCAATATCTGATCAGGATTTTGACAAGGTTGTAAAACGAAATACAGGACGTAGCTTTGGGAAAAAAGTGTTAGAGCATAAAATGGAAATGTCTCAGGATAACAATTCTGCTGATCCTAAGAATAGTAGAAATTGTAACACTTCTGCTATTTCAAAAAGGTTTAACTCTGATGAAATGAAACGTGAGGTGGATCAAGATACTAAAAAATTTGAGACTAATCAGACCAAGGTAAAATctgcaagcaagaacaactTAAAAGGCGAACAGGGACCTATAAAAGTTATGGCCGATGCCAAAAAAGGTGTCATTGGTTCTAGTGATAGAGCAATGGTAAATGATAGAAAGAGTACTGGCATTGGTGTTACTTCTTCTAAAATTGAAATGCATAAAATGAAACTGATGGGTAATAAGGTGAGAGATTGTGACAGAGGTtcactgaaaagaaaaaaattacaactgaAGCTTGATGGAATAGATCCAACTGATGGGCCTCCCCTTAATAAGGATACAGTAAATGCTGACCTTTACCATGCTAAAAAGAGTGCAAATGAGGTTAAAGTAAAGGAAAAACCAAGTGGCAATAAAGTTGTTTATCAGTTGTCTGCTGTGCCATGCGTAAAAGATGCTCCAGGCACATTTCCTGTTGCTGAAAATAAACCCACTTCTGAGATGGTTCTGTCAGCAGCAGCAGCACCTCAACTTATTGAAGAAGATTGGGTTTGCTGTGACAGTTGCCAGAAATGGCGGCTTCTACCTATGGGTTTAAAGCCAGAGCAGCTTCCAGAGAAGTGGTTGTGTAGCATGCTATATTGGCT GCCTGGAATGAATCGGTGTAACATCAGCGAGGAGGAGACAACAAAATCACTTTATGCTTTATATCAAATTCCGATTTCTGAGGGTCAAAATAACATGCAAAGCCATGTCACTGAACCCAAAATTGGAGTGAAGTCTATTGATACTCTACAACTTTTCCATGTTGACAAAAAGTCCAGTTCTGATGTAATGCTTGATCGGGGAAACAAGAAACATGGTATTCATGAAAAGGCAAAGCCAGGACTCAACATTGACAGGCATCAGTTGTCAAATACAGTAAAGAATGGTCAAGAgtcaaatgttaaaaatagaagcTTGAATGACATGAATCAGCGGTCTGCAAACTCAAACCGTATGAAGAAAtctaattctcaaaatttgaaCAGGTTGAACAATttcaaagaagataaaaaagcGCTTAAGGCAAaagaatatcaaattaatgGAG GTGACAAACAGGTTAGATTGAAGCGTAAGATGGAGGATAATCAACATGGATCTGGAACTCATAAGAAATCTAAGATTGAAGTTGTTGGCAATGCTGATAAACATCTGAAACACGGTATGGACTATAAAAAGGTAGGTCTAAACTCAAGAAATGACTTACCAACAAAGGCTAGTGGGGAAAATACAACGAGATATGATGATTATTGTTCGTCTGATGATAACAAGTTTGTAGTTCCGGTAAAGAAGGGAGATGGGGCACAGTTTTCATCTGATGATGGTTCGTTGGATGCTACAAACAGCAGGCAAAGTGGTTCggtcaaagaaagaaaaatgagtgaCTGGCGGGATAATGAGAAACATAACGAAACATTGTATATGGAAGGTGACATGCATCGTGTTAAAAACAGCAATGTAAATAAGAAACAGAAGTATACAGTTTTGAATACAGAGGCAAAACCAGTAATTGAAAGTGATGACgaatttattaaagaaagtaAGATGAAGCGTGCTTTCTTGCCAGCCAGCAGGGACAAAATGTCTACTGGGACAGAGGTGAAAAGTGATATCAATATGGCCCGCCAGCCTAGAAAgcacaaaaaaaatgttgcttCTTACCAAGCTTTGGATTGTTTTGATCCATCAGGTGGGGATTTAGGCTCTGGAAAATTTTCATTGGCAGCAACTTCAAGTTCTTCTAAGGTTTCTGGGTCTCGCGAAGCTAGAACTAAGCTTGAAAAGGCCATAGGCTCACCAGTAGAATCTGTTACCTCATCACCTTTGAGGACTTCCAACATCGAGAAATGTATTTATGCTGCAGGGTTGGACACATCAGAAAAAGATGATGCTAGAAAAGGTGGTTTATCAATAAAAAACTTAGATAGTAGGGAGAAAAAGTTATCAGTAAAAAAGGAGAGAGTTTCACTTGACAAACATCTTGCACGTGTTAATTGTGGCAGTGGTTCACGtcatgaagagaaaatgaacAAGAGTAATCAGGAAAATGCACTTTCTTGGCAGAAGTCTGGTAGGCTCACATCATTACGGGTCAAGCAAAAGGTTAGAACTTCTGGTTCTGAGGTGAGTAGGGATAAGATGAAGGTTTCAGTATCAGATAATGATTTTTCCAAAAATGGTGTGAGTTATGAGTCAGCAGTTCATCCTAATAATCACACTTCTGGTACTGAGACAAGTCATGATGATAAGCACGTCTTTCTGAAGTCTAAACCCAATATTGACAACCTTAGCAAGCAAAATCCTCCTAGGCATTGGTCAGATGAAACTGGAAAACAAACTGAGCCAACACAAAATGATTTTGGGAATCCAATTTTGAAAAGGGAACCGTTACATTTGGGTTCTAGAACTGCACCCAAATCGCAAAAAGGAGATATGTTTATTGGGCATCCGGTCCATGCATCTGGCAATGGTGATGTTCCTAGGCTTGTGAGAAATGCAGTTGATGTTAGTTGCAAGGCTGGAGATGATCACAGTTTAGGAAGTTTAGTACCTGACAGACAGCTCAGTGGCTCAAGTCCCGTAACAACAAATTCTAGCCAAACTGCCTCTGGCATTCTGGAAGAAGCCACAAAGCTAAAGGATTCTGCAGATCATTATAAG AACTCTGGTTTTGAGTTTGAAAGTAACGAGACTTATTTTAAAGCTGCCTTAAAGTTTCTGCACGGAGCATCACTTATAGAAAAATCCCACAGTGAAATTAGCAAGCAGGGAGAGATGAATCAAATGGAAATTTATGCTGCTACAGCTAAACTTTTTGA ATCCTGTGCCCATAAATATGAAAGACGCCAAGAAATGGCCGCAGCTGCATTGGCCTATAAATGCATGGAGGTGGTATACATGAGATTGGTTTACAATAAACATTCTACCATAAACAGGGATCGTGATGAGTTAAAATCAATTCTAAAAATGGTTTCTCAAG GTGAATCTCCTTCTTCTTCGGCATCtgatattgataatttaaataacgTGGGGGCAGTGGATAGGACTACTTTGACAAGGGGTTATAGTACTCTTGCTGCTAACAATCAAGTCATATCTGCTCAGAATCGCCCAAATATTGTCAGGCTTCTTGATTTT ACTCAAGACATAAATTTTGCAATGGAGGCTTCCATAAAATGCAAGAGCACTTTCATGGCTGCTAATTTGAACATGGATGAAGCACGGAATAGGGATTGCATAACTTCGATTAGGAAGGTTATTGATTTCAGCTTCCAAGATGTAGATGAGCTTGTACATCTGGTGATGATTGCAACAAAAGCAATGACTCGAGCTGGTCTTGGTGGTGTTAGAGATTAA